Proteins found in one Poecilia reticulata strain Guanapo linkage group LG15, Guppy_female_1.0+MT, whole genome shotgun sequence genomic segment:
- the sfxn4 gene encoding sideroflexin-4 isoform X1 encodes MDANLLQWKNQGQSFLSRLRTWVCLLDPSLLLSSNAEILKAHSLIGSTEKLDGKDEAAVNLSLSSSHPGSGAVLPLFFRPPAYLPISGPLVVASLLPHSGVKAAMFWQFLLQSYNAGFSYVHRNSSTEKEKTTSLTQLLLMVGTVSYTTCAGALPQIFIDRLRIRSPPLQTLCRSVLPIPLSAALAFFNVLTVRHQETETGIQVFDCNGNPVGVSKAAGSKAVWETALSRAVLFGTTAVVPNLLVLFLQRSRFFQRNSLLMAPCRHISVALVFGLMIPVSFSLFSPAGTINRESVEEELQAGASGQTLFYHRGL; translated from the exons ATGGATGCTAATCTGCTGCAGTGGAAAAACCAAGGCCAG TCTTTCCTCAGCAGGTTGAGGACGTGGGTTTGTCTCCTGGATCCATCCCTGCTGCTCTCCTCTAAT GCTGAAATACTGAAAGCCCATTCTCTTATTGGAAGTACAGAGAAGCTGGATGGAAAG GATGAAGCGGCAGTGAACCTCTCACTT TCTTCTTCCCACCCTGGTTCTGGTGCAGTTCTTCCACTTTTCTTCCGCCCTCCAG CATATCTACCAATATCAGGACCTTTG GTCGTTGCGAGTCTTTTGCCTCACAGCGGAGTCAAAGCGGCGATGTTCTGGCAG TTTTTGCTGCAGAGTTACAACGCCGGGTTCAGCTACGTCCACAGAAACTCTTCAACAGAGAAG GAGAAGACGACGTCACTAACGCAGCTTCTGCTCATGGTGGGAACCGTTTCCTACACGACGTGTGCTGGG gCTCTTCCTCAGATTTTTATCGACAGACTCCGCATAAGAAGCCCTCCGCTGCAGACGCTCTGCAGGTCCGTTCTGCCCATCCCGCTGTCAG CTGCTCTGGCGTTCTTCAACGTTCTCACCGTCAGACACCAGGAAACGGAAACGGGGATCCAAGTGTTCGATTGTAACGGAAACCCTGTTGGTGTCTCCAAAGCAGCAGggtcaaag GCCGTGTGGGAAACTGCGCTGTCGAGAGCTGTGCTGTTTGGGACGACTGCTGTTGTTCCTAACCTGCTGGTTTTATTCCTACAAAG gaGTAGATTTTTCCAGAGGAACTCTCTGCTGATGGCGCCGTGTCGCCACATCAGCGTGGCGCTCGTCTTCGGATTGATGATCCCCGTCTCCTTCAGCCTCTTCTCGCCGGCGGGAACG ATAAACCGGGAGAGcgtggaggaggagctgcaggccGGAGCGTCGGGCCAAACGTTGTTCTACCACAGAGGACTGTGA
- the dennd10 gene encoding DENN domain-containing protein 10 produces the protein MATTETQLMLSVGLIEKDVNGDTLWVWCYPSVSAELRQLLLRKCCLTQDGRDFHTFVFGQFSRTWYYITTLEVQEPTALNKVTHFSIAVTAKDFNPEKYAALSRVLCRMYVKHGSPVKMMEAYITVLTKGVCQNDENGSFLIKDYDVRKAYLAGSIKDVVSQFGMETIILYTALMLKKRIVVHHPRIEALLEFTRVLPALAWHRKDWSVLHPYVHLTAAELDDLKKCPGYVAGFVDPEVSNRLELFDVFVSLPDSVITVSQGAKDAMAMGKLHKDVAQVIVQSAEDAERSDSQVIKDISIKTKEILTNLFALADACEGSKLTLEVLKQHHFPPATENFLFHLAAAEQLLRI, from the exons ATGGCAACGACTGAGACGCAGCTGATGTTGAGCGTCGGATTAATTG AGAAAGACGTGAATGGAGACACGTTGTGGGTTTGGTGTTATCCCTCGGTCAGCGCTGAGCTGAGGCAGCTGCTTCTCAGGAAGTGCTGCCTGACGCAGGATGGACGGGATTTCCACACCTTCGTGTTCGGCCAGTTCAGCCGGACCTGGTACTACATCACAACGCTGGAGGTCCAGGAGCCGACGGCGCTGAACAAG GTCACCCATTTTTCAATCGCTGTCACAGCAAAAGACTTCAACCCTGAGAAATACGCTGCTCTCAGTCGAGTACTCTGCAG gatgTACGTCAAACACGGCAGTCCGGTGAAGATGATGGAGGCTTACATCACCGTCCTGACTAAAGGAGTCTGTCAGAATGATGAAAACGGCTCGTTTCTCATCAAGGATTATGACGTCCGAAAGGCGTACCTGGCAGGTTCAATCAAAG ATGTTGTGTCTCAGTTCGGCATGGAGACCATCATCCTGTACACGGCTCTGATGCTGAAGAAGAGGATCGTGGTCCATCATCCTCGGATCGAAGCGCTCCTGGAGTTCACCAG AGTGCTGCCGGCTCTGGCCTGGCACAGGAAGGACTGGTCCGTCCTGCATCCCTACGTTCACCTGACCGCAGCTGAGCTGGACGACCTGAAGAAATGCCCCG GTTACGTCGCCGGGTTTGTGGACCCAGAAGTGAGCAACAGGTTGGAGCTTTTTGACGTGTTTGTGAGCCTCCCAGACAGCGTGATCACCGTGTCCCAGGGCGCCAAAG ACGCCATGGCGATGGGGAAGTTGCACAAGGACGTGGCTCAAGTCATCGTCCAGTCTGCGGAGGACGCTGAGCGATCCGACAGTCAGGTCATCAAG GACATTTCCATCAAGACAAAGGAAATCCTCACCAACCTGTTCGCGCTGGCCGACGCCTGCGAAGGCTCCAAGCTCACGCTGGAGGTTTTGAAGCAGCATCACTTCCCCCCGGCCACCgagaacttcctgtttcacctgGCAGCTGCAGAGCAACTCTTACGGATATGA
- the sfxn4 gene encoding sideroflexin-4 isoform X2, with translation MDANLLQWKNQGQSFLSRLRTWVCLLDPSLLLSSNAEILKAHSLIGSTEKLDGKDEAAVNLSLSSSHPGSGAVLPLFFRPPAYLPISGPLVVASLLPHSGVKAAMFWQFLLQSYNAGFSYVHRNSSTEKEKTTSLTQLLLMVGTVSYTTCAGALPQIFIDRLRIRSPPLQTLCRSVLPIPLSAALAFFNVLTVRHQETETGIQVFDCNGNPVGVSKAAGSKAVWETALSRAVLFGTTAVVPNLLVLFLQRFFQRNSLLMAPCRHISVALVFGLMIPVSFSLFSPAGTINRESVEEELQAGASGQTLFYHRGL, from the exons ATGGATGCTAATCTGCTGCAGTGGAAAAACCAAGGCCAG TCTTTCCTCAGCAGGTTGAGGACGTGGGTTTGTCTCCTGGATCCATCCCTGCTGCTCTCCTCTAAT GCTGAAATACTGAAAGCCCATTCTCTTATTGGAAGTACAGAGAAGCTGGATGGAAAG GATGAAGCGGCAGTGAACCTCTCACTT TCTTCTTCCCACCCTGGTTCTGGTGCAGTTCTTCCACTTTTCTTCCGCCCTCCAG CATATCTACCAATATCAGGACCTTTG GTCGTTGCGAGTCTTTTGCCTCACAGCGGAGTCAAAGCGGCGATGTTCTGGCAG TTTTTGCTGCAGAGTTACAACGCCGGGTTCAGCTACGTCCACAGAAACTCTTCAACAGAGAAG GAGAAGACGACGTCACTAACGCAGCTTCTGCTCATGGTGGGAACCGTTTCCTACACGACGTGTGCTGGG gCTCTTCCTCAGATTTTTATCGACAGACTCCGCATAAGAAGCCCTCCGCTGCAGACGCTCTGCAGGTCCGTTCTGCCCATCCCGCTGTCAG CTGCTCTGGCGTTCTTCAACGTTCTCACCGTCAGACACCAGGAAACGGAAACGGGGATCCAAGTGTTCGATTGTAACGGAAACCCTGTTGGTGTCTCCAAAGCAGCAGggtcaaag GCCGTGTGGGAAACTGCGCTGTCGAGAGCTGTGCTGTTTGGGACGACTGCTGTTGTTCCTAACCTGCTGGTTTTATTCCTACAAAG ATTTTTCCAGAGGAACTCTCTGCTGATGGCGCCGTGTCGCCACATCAGCGTGGCGCTCGTCTTCGGATTGATGATCCCCGTCTCCTTCAGCCTCTTCTCGCCGGCGGGAACG ATAAACCGGGAGAGcgtggaggaggagctgcaggccGGAGCGTCGGGCCAAACGTTGTTCTACCACAGAGGACTGTGA
- the prdx3 gene encoding thioredoxin-dependent peroxide reductase, mitochondrial, with translation MAATVGRLLRTSVQVAAGGLKVAAACQHGVGGAARVLSAPVLQKSFFSTGSSRWAAAVTQPAPGFKATAVHNGEFKDLSLADFKGKYLVLFFYPLDFTFVCPTEIISFSDKAKEFHDVNCEVVGVSVDSHFTHLAWINTPRKAGGLGNIHIPLLSDLNKQISRDYGVLLDGPGIALRGLFIIDPNGVVKHMSVNDLPVGRSVEETLRLVKAFQFVETHGEVCPASWTPKSPTIKPTPEGSKEYFEKVN, from the exons ATGGCGGCCACCGTTGGCAGACTGCTCAGGACCTCT GTTCAGGTTGCAGCTGGAGGGCTGAAAGTTGCAGCTGCTTGCCAGCATGGAGTTGGCGGCGCTGCCAGGGTCCTTTCTGCTCCGGTTCTCCAGAAATCCTTTTTCTCCACCG GCTCCTCCAGATGGGCGGCCGCCGTCACTCAGCCGGCGCCCGGCTTTAAGGCCACTGCTGTCCACAACGGGGAGTTCAAGGACCTGAGTCTGGCGGACTTCAAGGGAAAATACCTCGTCCTTTTCTTCTACCCTCTGGACTT taCGTTCGTGTGTCCGACGGAGATCATCTCGTTCAGCGACAAGGCCAAGGAGTTTCACGACGTCAACTGCGAGGTGGTGGGCGTGTCTGTGGATTCTCACTTCACCCACCTGGCCTGGATCAACACGCCACGAAAG GCTGGAGGTTTAGGAAACATCCACATCCCTCTGCTGTCGGACCTCAACAAGCAGATCTCCAGAGACTACGGGGTTCTGCTGGACGGCCCGGGAATCGCACTGAG GGGCTTATTCATCATCGATCCAAACGGTGTGGTGAAGCACATGAGCGTCAACGACCTGCCAGTGGGTCGGAGCGTAGAGGAGACGCTGCGCCTGGTCAAGGCCTTCCAGTTCGTCGAGACGCATGGAGAGGTTTGTCCAGCCAGCTGGACGCCGAAGTCGCCCACA ATCAAACCAACCCCTGAAGGATCGAAGGAGTACTTTGAGAAAGTCAACTAA
- the sfxn4 gene encoding sideroflexin-4 isoform X3, whose translation MDANLLQWKNQGQSFLSRLRTWVCLLDPSLLLSSNAEILKAHSLIGSTEKLDGKDEAAVNLSLSSSHPGSGAVLPLFFRPPAYLPISGPLVVASLLPHSGVKAAMFWQFLLQSYNAGFSYVHRNSSTEKEKTTSLTQLLLMVGTVSYTTCAGALPQIFIDRLRIRSPPLQTLCRSVLPIPLSAALAFFNVLTVRHQETETGIQVFDCNGNPVGVSKAAGSKAVWETALSRAVLFGTTAVVPNLLVLFLQSFLFAGVDFSRGTLC comes from the exons ATGGATGCTAATCTGCTGCAGTGGAAAAACCAAGGCCAG TCTTTCCTCAGCAGGTTGAGGACGTGGGTTTGTCTCCTGGATCCATCCCTGCTGCTCTCCTCTAAT GCTGAAATACTGAAAGCCCATTCTCTTATTGGAAGTACAGAGAAGCTGGATGGAAAG GATGAAGCGGCAGTGAACCTCTCACTT TCTTCTTCCCACCCTGGTTCTGGTGCAGTTCTTCCACTTTTCTTCCGCCCTCCAG CATATCTACCAATATCAGGACCTTTG GTCGTTGCGAGTCTTTTGCCTCACAGCGGAGTCAAAGCGGCGATGTTCTGGCAG TTTTTGCTGCAGAGTTACAACGCCGGGTTCAGCTACGTCCACAGAAACTCTTCAACAGAGAAG GAGAAGACGACGTCACTAACGCAGCTTCTGCTCATGGTGGGAACCGTTTCCTACACGACGTGTGCTGGG gCTCTTCCTCAGATTTTTATCGACAGACTCCGCATAAGAAGCCCTCCGCTGCAGACGCTCTGCAGGTCCGTTCTGCCCATCCCGCTGTCAG CTGCTCTGGCGTTCTTCAACGTTCTCACCGTCAGACACCAGGAAACGGAAACGGGGATCCAAGTGTTCGATTGTAACGGAAACCCTGTTGGTGTCTCCAAAGCAGCAGggtcaaag GCCGTGTGGGAAACTGCGCTGTCGAGAGCTGTGCTGTTTGGGACGACTGCTGTTGTTCCTAACCTGCTGGTTTTATTCCTACAAAG ttttctttttgcaggaGTAGATTTTTCCAGAGGAACTCTCTGCTGA